In Flavobacterium sp., a single window of DNA contains:
- a CDS encoding SH3 domain-containing protein: MKKLYFLIALFLSLLSHSQETYFINSDTRLYTSTNTSDFLGYFKYGAQVQLLSDSKNGWYKVKADNFSEGYVPAKFISTSLNAGDIKTVDPENPILFGGDHYHGSNHLFILAAGLKARALPDRNSKVREILFTGDAVSIDYLPKDENEWVNLSGGFKEEYIMFTLRKFVGKRPNMNALLKDFDKLDVNNIPDRKTISERIVELAWNSDKTTLTPAYQRYYEVVKQLNDPKLLAETELNMAIVKGLMKSKTAEQIIAFSKKAEFSLKGTKTKSFYLSQTELVKIFGKPAKKANISDECGIYLSDLFYYYPDLETSVDEKKNQAEIVKVYINENNKLIINANSVLDNSVSEKAFIEKYGTYIDASLKSPHHYAIMMEDSQFRIEFKDGKLFSVEIFFYC, from the coding sequence ATGAAAAAACTTTACTTTCTAATTGCATTATTTCTTTCACTTCTATCACATTCACAGGAAACCTATTTTATTAATTCAGATACTCGTTTGTATACCAGTACAAATACCTCTGATTTTTTAGGTTATTTTAAATATGGGGCTCAGGTACAACTGTTATCTGACAGCAAAAATGGCTGGTACAAAGTCAAAGCTGATAATTTTTCTGAAGGATATGTTCCGGCTAAATTCATTTCTACATCTTTAAATGCGGGTGATATAAAAACCGTAGACCCGGAAAATCCCATTCTTTTTGGCGGAGATCATTATCATGGCAGTAATCACCTTTTTATATTAGCTGCGGGCTTAAAAGCCAGAGCGCTTCCTGACAGAAATTCAAAGGTTAGAGAAATTTTATTTACCGGCGATGCTGTTTCTATTGATTATCTTCCAAAAGATGAAAATGAATGGGTTAACCTATCCGGTGGTTTTAAGGAAGAATACATAATGTTTACGTTAAGAAAATTTGTTGGAAAAAGACCTAACATGAACGCTTTACTCAAAGATTTTGACAAATTAGATGTAAACAATATTCCGGATCGCAAAACAATCAGTGAACGCATTGTTGAATTAGCATGGAATAGTGATAAAACAACTTTAACACCGGCTTATCAACGTTATTATGAAGTTGTAAAACAATTAAATGATCCTAAACTTCTTGCTGAAACCGAATTGAACATGGCTATAGTCAAAGGTTTGATGAAATCTAAAACAGCAGAACAAATTATTGCCTTCTCCAAAAAAGCCGAATTCAGTTTAAAAGGCACCAAAACAAAATCCTTTTATTTATCGCAGACAGAATTAGTAAAGATATTTGGAAAACCCGCTAAAAAAGCCAATATCAGTGATGAATGCGGTATTTACCTAAGTGATTTATTTTATTATTATCCTGATTTAGAAACTTCTGTTGATGAAAAGAAAAATCAGGCTGAAATAGTTAAGGTTTACATTAACGAAAACAACAAGCTTATCATAAATGCCAATTCAGTTTTAGATAATTCGGTGTCCGAAAAAGCTTTCATTGAGAAATACGGAACTTATATCGACGCTTCGTTAAAATCACCGCATCATTATGCTATCATGATGGAAGACAGTCAATTTAGAATCGAATTTAAAGACGGAAAATTATTTTCTGTCGAAATATTCTTTTATTGCTGA